In the Malania oleifera isolate guangnan ecotype guangnan chromosome 1, ASM2987363v1, whole genome shotgun sequence genome, one interval contains:
- the LOC131160182 gene encoding beta-glucosidase 18-like, producing the protein MENFIALVISLLLLVLPYSVLRPVKSYAEEISRSQFPDGFVFGAATSSYQIEGAFLEDGKSLNNWDVFSHVPGNIEGGDNGDVALDHYHRYLEDIELIHSLGVNAYRFSISWARILPRGRTGAINTAALMFYNNIIDHLLLKGIEPFVTINHLEIPQVLEDRYGGFLSPLVQEDFVHFAEVCFKKFGDRVKYWITINEPNVFAELGYLWGTYPPGHCSAPFGNCSIGNSEREPLVVVHNMLLSHAKAVHLYRKHYQPKQGGCIGLVVHSFMYEPLTDQELDHEAALRALAFDVAWVLDPLLKGDYPLEMHNFLGSDLPKFSPSESNNLKDSIDFIGINHYSTLYAKDCIYSPCQSGNNAIQGFVYRTGERDGVPIGEKTAMPKNFVVPSGLEKLINYLKTRYNNKPMFVTENGLSQKNDPKDGQQELLHDVKRVEYHKGYLASIARAIRNGADVRGYFVWSLFDNFEWIYGYSVRFGLYYVDFLTLERIPKLSARWYTNFLASSNHNNVNGSVRNAPIKENSVAQI; encoded by the exons ATGGAAAATTTCATAGCCCTGGTGATCTCTTTACTCCTTCTCGTCCTACCCTACTCTGTTCTGCGTCCTGTCAAAAGCTACGCCGAGGAAATCAGCCGAAGTCAGTTCCCAGATGGGTTCGTCTTTGGAGCTGCTACTTCATCGTACCAG ATTGAAGGGGCATTTCTTGAAGATGGTAAGAGCCTTAACAACTGGGATGTTTTTAGCCACGTTCCAG GAAATATCGAAGGGGGAGATAATGGTGATGTTGCCCTCGACCATTATCATCGCTATTTG GAGGACATTGAGTTGATACATTCTCTTGGGGTAAACGCATATCGATTCTCCATTTCTTGGGCCAGGATTTTACCTC GAGGAAGAACCGGTGCAATTAATACAGCTGCACTTATGTTCTACAACAACATAATAGATCATCTCTTACTGAAAG GAATTGAGCCATTTGTTACCATAAACCATCTAGAAATACCGCAGGTACTCGAGGACCGATATGGGGGTTTTCTGAGTCCTTTAGTACA GGAAGACTTTGTTCATTTTGCTGAAGTTTGTTTTAAGAAGTTTGGCGATCGGGTGAAGTACTGGATTACCATTAATGAACCAAACGTATTTGCAGAATTGGGATATTTGTGGGGAACTTATCCTCCAGGTCACTGTTCTGCTCCATTCGGCAATTGTTCTATTGGCAACTCTGAAAGGGAACCCCTTGTGGTGGTGCATAACATGTTATTGTCACATGCCAAGGCTGTTCATCTCTACCGAAAACATTATCAG CCCAAGCAAGGTGGTTGTATAGGGTTGGTTGTGCATTCATTCATGTACGAGCCATTGACTGACCAAGAACTGGACCATGAAGCTGCACTTCGAGCCCTGGCTTTTGATGTTGCCTG GGTGTTGGATCCACTCCTCAAAGGAGATTATCCTCTTGAGATGCATAATTTTCTTGGAAGTGACCTGCCAAAGTTCTCGCCTTCTGAATCAAACAACCTGAAGGACAGTATCGATTTCATCGGCATTAATCATTATTCAACTCTATATGCCAAGGACTGCATCTATTCTCCTTGTCAGTCCGGAAACAATGCAATCCAAGGCTTTGTTTACAGAACTGGGGAACGAGACGGTGTTCCCATTGGAGAAAAG ACAGCTATGCCTAAAAATTTTGTTGTTCCAAGTGGGCTGGAGAAGCTCATCAATTATCTTAAGACAAGATACAATAACAAGCCTATGTTCGTGACTGAAAATG GACTAAGTCAGAAGAATGACCCCAAAGATGGACAGCAAGAGTTACTGCATGATGTCAAGCGAGTAGAATACCACAAGGGCTACCTTGCTTCCATAGCACGAGCCATTCG GAATGGAGCTGATGTTCGTGGCTACTTTGTGTGGAGCTTGTTCGACAACTTTGAATGGATTTATGGTTACAGTGTGAGATTTGGACTCTACTATGTTGATTTCCTGACCCTCGAACGTATTCCCAAGCTGTCTGCAAGATGGTATACCAATTTCCTTGCTTCTAGCAATCACAATAATGTAAATGGAAGTGTTAGAAATGCACCCATAAAGGAAAACTCAGTTGCCCAAATTTGA